A window from Salvia miltiorrhiza cultivar Shanhuang (shh) chromosome 2, IMPLAD_Smil_shh, whole genome shotgun sequence encodes these proteins:
- the LOC131009425 gene encoding GDSL esterase/lipase At2g04570-like translates to MPSSPLLAPAACLLLCLLGGAAAAAVPAVIVFGDSSVDAGNNNQISTVLRSNFRPYGRDFFGGRPTGRFSNGRIPPDFISEAFGLRPFVPAYLDPQYNISDFAAGVCFASAGTGFDNVTSNVLNVIPLWKEVEYYKEYQNKLKAYVGEAKAKSIINEALYLVSLGTNDFLENYYTIPNTRSKYTTVDQYQDFLIGLVEEFLTGIYGLGARKISLTGLPPMGCLPLERSTNYVNGNGNECMEGYNVVALHFNEKLGGLVEKMNGKMSGIRVVFSNPYGIFMQMIKKPSQFGFEVATVACCATGMFEMGYMCDQLNPFTCTDANKYVFWDSFHPTQKSSQIIADYLLKHSLREFL, encoded by the exons ATGCCTAGCTCTCCTCTCCTAGCTCCCGCAGCTTGCCTCCTCCTCTGCCTCctcggcggcgccgccgctgcGGCGGTCCCGGCGGTGATCGTGTTCGGAGACTCCTCGGTCGACGCCGGCAACAACAACCAGATATCCACCGTGCTGCGGAGCAACTTCCGCCCCTACGGCCGCGACTTCTTCGGCGGCCGCCCGACGGGGAGGTTCTCGAACGGCCGCATTCCGCCGGATTTCATCTCGGAGGCGTTCGGTCTCCGGCCGTTCGTGCCGGCGTACCTGGATCCGCAGTATAACATCTCCGACTTCGCCGCCGGCGTCTGCTTCGCCTCCGCCGGCACCGGATTCGACAATGTTACTTCGAATGTTCTC AATGTGATTCCTCTATGGAAAGAGGTGGAATACTACAAGGAATATCAAAACAAGCTCAAAGCCTATGTGGGTGAAGCAAAGGCCAAATCCATAATAAATGAGGCTCTCTATTTGGTAAGCTTAGGCACAAATGACTTCCTAGAGAACTACTACACGATCCCGAACACGAGGTCGAAATACACGACGGTCGATCAGTATCAGGACTTCCTCATCGGCCTCGTGGAGGAGTTCTTGACGGGCATCTACGGCCTCGGGGCCCGGAAGATCTCGTTGACCGGGCTCCCGCCGATGGGATGCTTGCCCTTGGAGAGGTCAACAAACTATGTCAATGGGAATGGGAATGAGTGCATGGAAGGGTACAATGTTGTTGCCTTGCATTTCAATGAGAAGTTGGGTGGTTTGGTTGAGAAGATGAATGGGAAGATGAGTGGGATTAGGGTTGTTTTCTCCAACCCTTATGGGATTTTCATGCAAATGATCAAGAAGCCTTCTCAATTTG GATTTGAAGTAGCAACAGTTGCATGTTGTGCGACAGGAATGTTTGAAATGGGATATATGTGCGACCAGCTGAACCCATTTACATGTACAGATGCAAATAAATATGTCTTCTGGGATTCTTTCCACCCAACTCAGAAATCCAGTCAAATTATAGCTGATTATTTGCTCAAGCATAGTTTGCGtgaatttttgtga
- the LOC131009426 gene encoding putative late blight resistance protein homolog R1A-10, whose product MAAAYATLLSALNIINNLHHHPRPPISLPIQQVESLTQKINFLLEFLEGYNPHRGYSKEADPLESRIADAAYAAEHAIESHIFDQLTNNGENMSSDGLYEALEKVIEEMALIEEEAKQIQARVGVQHQLHTKSTTSDSSRSSSSSIPQQSSMVGADDVKLQLMDKLTSDRLHLQIIPIVGMGGSGKTTLARTIYEERLIKEHFDICAWATISQEYSIREMSAVVLRQFNIGVDDDLNEDGLGEKLYKHLYGRRYLIIMDDMWSIDVWDRVRNYFPNNKNGSRIVVTTRLSDLASTLSNSDSLGMKLLDEADSWELLSKTVFGEEGCPLELEEVGKHIGKSCKGLPLSIVVIGGLLAKSKHERECWEEIGENLNASVNLEDDERCLKILYMSYKQLPIHLKPCFLYMGVFPEDKVIRMSELIRYWVAEGFVKAVSGKSLEEIAQEYLKDLIGRNLVLESLVERNFEKWGEKCCQIHDLLRDLCLREAEKERFYNSASDNVGISVLPPMSQARSLTWNDQQELSPLNMSLMRIVKWNKSHKIQEDLFAHIDQLVNSRVLETGFLTRIEGDFPCSIWRFWNLQTLIVSTIREVTAPTDFWYMPRIRHVQISNLRLTNPPNEQDDIVLGNLHSLGKVLDFKCSVQVVKKIPNIKELAFHNRGKRDDEMYCLSNLDCLTKLESLNCWISRRSAINFPHSLKSLVIHYGCWEDILDKVGVLPHLQKLTLLQGSFKEGKWETTEGQFRSLKFFTLYFCENLEIWKIESSHFPCLERLHLTGQINLQEIPLEFAEIPTLREIVVGYCRDSVVVSAKRISEEHGDYYGEGALQVRVVLFKPKEAGMESLDGPNFYVRRFGS is encoded by the coding sequence ATGGCAGCAGCTTATGCAACTCTACTTTCTGCTTTGAATATCATAAACAACCTTCACCATCATCCCCGCCCTCCTATTTCTCTCCCCATTCAACAAGTTGAGTCTCTCACTCAAAAGATTAATTTCCTGCTGGAATTTCTCGAGGGGTATAACCCCCATCGTGGCTACTCCAAAGAAGCGGATCCATTGGAGTCTCGCATTGCAGATGCAGCTTATGCGGCCGAACACGCCATtgaatctcatattttcgaTCAGTTGACAAATAATGGAGAAAATATGAGTTCTGATGGCTTGTATGAAGCTCTGGAGAAGGTGATAGAAGAAATGGCTTTGATCGAAGAGGAGGCCAAGCAAATTCAAGCGAGAGTTGGAGTCCAACATCAGCTGCACACAAAATCAACGACTTCGGATTCCTCGAgatcttcttcgtcttcgattCCGCAGCAGAGTAGCATGGTGGGTGCTGATGATGTCAAGCTTCAATTGATGGATAAGCTCACTTCTGATCGCCTTCATCTACAGATCATTCCCATTGTAGGGATGGGCGGCTCgggtaagaccactcttgctagAACTATTTATGAAGAACGTCTTATTAAGGAGCATTTTGATATTTGTGCGTGGGCTACCATCTCTCAAGAATATAGCATTAGAGAAATGTCTGCAGTAGTTCTTCGTCAGTTTAATATAGGAGTTGATGACGATTTGAATGAGGATGGATTAGGAGAAAAGTTGTATAAACATCTTTATGGTAGAAGATACCTAATTAtaatggatgatatgtggagcaTTGATGTATGGGATAGAGTGAGGAATTATTTTCCAAATAACAAAAATGGCAGCAGAATAGTGGTAACAACAAGACTATCAGATTTGGCTTCTACATTATCCAACTCTGATAGCCTTGGGATGAAACTTTTGGATGAGGCTGATAGTTGGGAGCTTCTCTCCAAAACTGTGTTCGGGGAAGAAGGTTGCCCTCTTGAATTGGAGGAAGTCGGAAAACATATTGGAAAAAGCTGCAAAGGACTTCCATTGTCAATTGTTGTGATTGGAGGCCTTTTGGCAAAGTCCAAACATGAAAGAGAGTGTTGGGAAGAGATAGGGGAAAACTTGAATGCAAGTGTTAATTTAGAGGATGACGAGCGTTGCTTGAAAATACTATACATGAGTTACAAGCAATTGCCAATACATTTGAAACCATGTTTTCTCTATATGGGAGTTTTTCCCGAAGATAAGGTGATTCGTATGTCAGAGCTCATTAGATATTGGGTTGCGGAAGGATTTGTGAAAGCAGTAAGTGGGAAAAGCTTGGAAGAGATAGCACAAGAGTATTTAAAAGACCTTATTGGTAGAAATCTTGTGCTTGAGAGTCTTGTTGaaagaaattttgaaaaatggGGAGAGAAATGTTGTCAAATTCATGATTTGTTGAGAGACTTGTGCTTGAGAGAAGCTGAAAAAGAAAGGTTTTATAATAGCGCATCAGATAATGTAGGCATAAGCGTCTTGCCGCCTATGTCACAAGCTCGTTCTTTGACGTGGAATGATCAACAAGAACTATCACCTCTGAATATGAGCTTGATGAGGATAGTGAAATGGAATAAATCCCATAAAATCCAAGAAGATTTATTTGCACACATCGATCAATTAGTTAACTCACGGGTCCTTGAAACAGGTTTTCTCACAAGAATAGAGGGGGATTTTCCTTGTTCAATATGGCGATTTTGGAATCTACAAACACTAATTGTTTCCACCATCAGAGAGGTTACTGCGCCAACTGATTTTTGGTACATGCCTCGCATCAGGCATGTTCAGATCTCTAATCTTCGTCTCACAAATCCTCCTAACGAGCAAGATGACATTGTTTTGGGAAATCTGCATAGCCTCGGGAAAGTATTAGATTTCAAGTGTAGTGTACAAGTCGTCAAAAAAATTCCCAATATAAAAGAATTGGCTTTTCATAATAGGGGAAAGCGTGATGATGAGATGTATTGTTTGAGCAATCTCGATTGTCTAACTAAACTTGAGTCCTTGAATTGTTGGATTTCGCGAAGAAGTGCAATCAACTTCCCCCATTCGCTCAAGAGTTTAGTTATTCATTACGGTTGTTGGGAAGACATATTGGATAAGGTAGGTGTGTTGCCCCATCTTCAGAAGCTCACACTCCTGCAAGGGAGTTTCAAGGAAGGGAAGTGGGAAACAACTGAAGGCCAATTTCGCAGCCTCAAATTCTTCACTCTTTACTTTTGTGAAAATCTAGAAATCTGGAAAATTGAAAGCTCCCACTTTCCATGCCTTGAGCGCCTTCATCTTACTGGACAAATTAACTTGCAGGAAATCCCTTTAGAGTTCGCAGAAATACCCACACTTAGAGAAATTGTTGTGGGGTATTGCAGAGATTCGGTTGTGGTTTCTGCTAAAAGAATATCAGAGGAACACGGGGACTATTACGGGGAAGGAGCCCTTCAAGTTCGCGTTGTCCTCTTTAAGCCGAAGGAAGCAGGAATGGAGAGCTTGGATGGTCCTAACTTTTATGTTAGACGTTTCGGTTCTTGA
- the LOC131009427 gene encoding protein-tyrosine-phosphatase IBR5-like, with the protein MRKRERENPCGICGHYHKYEEGEVCGVCGHRMAAVADQPAAAAVHVSAFPSEILPEFLYLGSYDNAARAELLKTQSISRVLNTVPACQNLYKNSFTYHCLPDEKRLPFDDAIQFLEQCERDRARVLVHCMSGKNRSPAIVIAYLMKSKGWRLAQSYQWVKERRPSVELNPAAYEQLQEFEQKIFGSTENSNIVLPSFSSPSQPPLSFGFSRTNETPTPAPAFINNTVSSVFSHPPFEIPQEFAFGAGQPQTGAQNDSPFSANTNPPPANDITMGGS; encoded by the exons ATGAggaagcgagagagagagaatccgTGCGGGATTTGCGGGCACTACCACAAGTACGAGGAAGGGGAGGTGTGCGGCGTCTGCGGCCACCGCATGGCCGCCGTCGCCGACCAACCCGCCGCGGCGGCAGTCCACGTCAGCGCCTTCCCGTCGGAGATCCTGCCCGAGTTCCTCTACTTGGGCAGCTACGACAATGCTGCCCGCGCTGAGCTGCTCAAAACTCAGAGCATCTCTCGTGTTCTCAAT ACTGTACCTGCCTGTCAGAACCTGTACAAAAATTCATTTACCTATCACTGCCTGCCAGACGAAAAGAGATTGCCGTTTGATGATGCAATCCAGTTTCTAG AGCAATGCGAAAGAGATAGGGCCCGGGTTCTGGTGCACTGCATGTCAGGCAAAAACAG GTCACCTGCTATAGTAATTGCTTACTTGATGAAAAGCAAAGGTTGGAGACTTGCCCAAAGTTATCAATGGGTGAAAGAACGAAGACCGTCTGTCGAACTAAATCCAG CGGCTTACGAGCAATTACAGGAGTTCGAGCAAAAGATCTTCGGCTCAACAGAGAACAGCAACATCGTCCTGCCAAGTTTTTCGTCTCCCAGCCAGCCTCCCTTAAGCTTTGGCTTCTCAAGGACTAACGAAACGCCCACTCCTGCTCCAGCCTTCATAAACAACACTGTCTCGTCAGTTTTCTCCCATCCCCCGTTTGAAATCCCTCAGGAGTTCGCCTTTGGAGCCGGGCAGCCACAGACGGGCGCCCAAAATGACAGCCCATTTAGCGCCAACACAAATCCTCCACCTGCCAACGACATCACAATGGGTGGCTCTTAA
- the LOC131009428 gene encoding histone acetyltransferase HAC1-like: MNLQTHHTGQISGQVPNQAGTMLPGLPQQNGNPMASQMQNPNVHRNVANMDPETTKRRKYMQEKIWNFLMQRRQQSPEVPNRKMVDIVKRLEDGLFRSATTMEEYLNLETLERRLHILIKRFPTTTSNHNQQMSHSNASPPIGTMIPTPGFQQTGNSSFGGTSSVDNSFVNNVNNSSSNTIASSTINSGSFFPTRNGSSGSAHGALAGGYQQSPNAFMVNPGGNNMMTSMGAQRMTSQMIPTPGISNSNTNDMISNTSNNKSAKIEPSDLGACPDVDSTTASQPMMQKQHVGGQNSRVLHNIGGQMGSGGSSALQQKSFGVSHGPLSGGFGIMGKNMPVMNSPGTSEGHISGTIYGNSTKPLSQHLDQHHQRPVTQGDGYGVGATDASGSGNLYIPVTTVGSTISNPSLNAISMQSMHKTDAPLMTSNQSNVCSSQQAAVDPHSQYSVKENLVQPLQHQLFQQPSQQFQQRQLSQHQLQQKRQMQNQYLLRNDSFSQSHLSPSMVSEIKPEIGMEHHNEGLQSKVTHSFHSDMQNQFQSNSIEGHSRAPQPFSQSSLPHDAPSLHPQQFVCNTQSDFTGLSGGVQPDAALGGQRYSKPQDVDVSGRLPLDQTIQDDIHHRLTRQDGAQLNNLSSEESVIGHSETSRSTEPVNTNDPSSRTYSITREKQFKNQQRWLLFLRHARRCHFPEGKCPEPHCLTVQKLLKHSGSCNVFQCAYPRCRATKVLVNHHRRCQDTNCPVCIPVKSFMQAQFKTLTRSNLSSGLPTLLNESYNAHDIAGTVGRSTPKMDPVIAETPEDLQPPIKRTKVEQGLQSLVPGSASVALASTISDNHIHDVQHSEKDRDYHIPVKSEISDVKVEVKVPGNVAQGSPKIIEMKKDNLDDAYIQTPKGDDVTPSDSVGYGAQQVMKTESDMAQAKQENTSLPPENASKSGKPKIKGVSMIELFTPEMVRQHIMGLRQWVGQSKAKAERNMAMEHSMSENSCQLCAVEKLTFEPPPIYCTPCGARIKRNAMYYTFGSGDTRHCFCIPCYNNSHGDTIAVDGTTIPKGRVEKKKNDEETEEWWVQCDKCEAWQHQICALFNGRRNNGGEAEYTCPNCYMAEVEMGERAPLPQSAVLGAKDLPRSHLSDHLEQRLIVKLKQERLERARHQGKSYDEVPGAEELVVRVVSSVDKKLDVKPRFLEIFQEENYPTEYPYKSKVVLLFQRIEGVEVCLFGMYVQEFGSECQQPNHRRVYLSYLDSVKYFRPEVKAVSGEALRTFVYHEILIGYLEYCKMRGFTSCYIWACPPLKGEDYILYCHPEIQKTPKSDKLREWYLAMLRKATKENIVVELTNLYEHFFVSTGECKAKVTASRLPYFDGDYWPGAAEDIIYQLQQEEEGRKQSKKGTLKKNITKRALKASGQTDLSSNASKDLMLMHRLGDTITSMKEDFIMVHLQHSCSHCCILMVSGKRWVCKQCKKFQLCDKCYDAERKRDDRERHPINYKDVHALYPVDVAEVPDDTKDNENLESEFFDTRQAFLSLCQGNHYQYDTLRRAKHSSMMVLYHLHNPTAPAFVTTCMKCHLDIESGQGWRCETCPDYDICNACYQKDGGKDHPHKLTNNQSIDPNAQNKEARQLRVTQLRKMLDLLVHASQCRSPLCQYPNCRKVKGLFRHGILCKRRASGGCPLCKKMWHLLQLHARACKESDCNVPRCRDLKEHLRRLQQQSDSRRRAAVMEMMRQRAAEVAGSS; encoded by the exons ATGAATCTACAGACACATCATACGGGGCAAATCTCAGGCCAGGTACCCAACCAAGCTGGTACTATGTTGCCTGGGCTACCACAGCAGAATGGGAACCCTATGGCCAGCCAAATGCAGAATCCTAATGTTCATCGAAATGTAGCCAATATGGACCCAGAAACTACTAAAAGACGCAAATACATGCAAGAGAAAAT CTGGAACTTTCTTATGCAGCGGCGCCAACAATCTCCTGAGGTTCCCAACAGGAAAATGGTTGATATAGTGAAACGTCTAGAAGATGGTTTATTCAGAAGTGCTACAACAATG GAGGAGTACCTAAACCTGGAAACTTTGGAGAGGCGTTTGCACATTCTGATTAAGCGCTTTCCTACAACTACAAGTAATCACAACCAGCAGATGTCACATAGTAATGCTTCCCCTCCCATCGGTACAATGATACCCACACCTGGGTTTCAACAAACTGGGAACTCAAGCTTCGGTGGAACTTCATCAGTGGATAATTCTTTTGTGAACAATGTGAACAATAGTAGTTCCAACACAATTGCATCATCGACCATCAATTCAGGAAGCTTCTTTCCAACTCGAAATGGGTCTTCTGGAAGTGCGCATG gAGCTTTGGCTGGTGGGTATCAGCAGTCACCTAATGCTTTCATGGTCAATCCTGGGGGAAATAACATGATGACGTCTATGGGTGCTCAAAGAATGACTAGTCAAATGATCCCAACTCCTGGAATCAGTAACTCCAATACTAATGATATGATTAGTAACACTAGTAACAATAAGTCCGCAAAAATTGAGCCATCAGATCTTGGAGCATGTCCTGATGTTGACTCTACAACTGCATCACAACCTATGATGCAAAAACAGCATGTTGGTGGTCAAAATTCTCGTGTCTTGCACAATATTGGCGGGCAAATGGGTAGTGGAGGCAGTTCTGCGTTGCAGCAGAAATCCTTTGGAGTGTCTCATGGGCCCCTAAGTGGAGGGTTTGGAATAATGGGAAAGAATATGCCTGTCATGAATAGTCCAGGAACCTCCGAGGGGCATATATCTGGAACTATATATGGCAATTCCACAAAGCCCTTGTCTCAGCATCTTGACCAGCATCACCAAAGACCAGTAACACAAG GTGATGGCTATGGAGTTGGTGCTACTGATGCTTCTGGGTCTGGAAATTTGTATATTCCTGTAACAACTGTTGGATCAACGATTAGCAACCCAAGTTTGAATGCCATATCCATGCAATCAATGCACAAGACAGATGCTCCTTTGATGACCAGTAATCAGTCAAATGTATGTTCTTCTCAACAGGCAGCTGTGGATCCTCACTCACAGTACTCGGTGAAAGAAAATCTTGTGCAACCTCTCCAACATCAGCTGTTTCAACAGCCATCCCAGCAGTTTCAGCAGCGACAACTTTCTCAGCATCAATTGCAACAAAAAAGGCAAATGCAAAACCAGTATTTGTTGAGAAATGATTCTTTCAGTCAATCCCATCTATCACCCAGTATGGTTTCTGAGATAAAGCCGGAGATTGGAATGGAGCATCATAATGAAGGTCTACAGTCAAAAGTCACCCACTCCTTCCATTCTGATATGCAGAATCAATTCCAGTCGAACTCTATTGAGGGCCATTCAAGAGCTCCTCAGCCTTTTTCTCAGTCATCTTTACCACATGATGCCCCATCTTTGCATCCACAACAATTTGTTTGCAACACTCAAAGCGATTTTACTGGTCTTTCTGGCGGTGTTCAACCAGATGCAGCATTGGGAGGTCAGCGGTATTCCAAGCCTCAAGATGTGGATGTATCAGGAAGACTCCCACTTGATCAGACTATTCAAGATGATATTCATCACAGATTAACCAGGCAAGATGGAGCTCAACTAAATAATTTATCCTCAGAAGAATCCGTGATTGGCCACTCTGAAACTTCTAGATCAACAGAACCAGTTAACACGAATGACCCATCATCTCGAACTTATAGCATTACTCGTGAAAAACAGTTCAAGAACCAACAGAGATGGTTGTTGTTTTTGAGGCATGCTCGTCGATGTCATTTCCCAGAAGGAAAATGCCCTGAGCCTCACTGCTTAACTGTTCAGAAGCTGTTGAAGCATAGTGGAAGTTGCAATGTTTTCCAGTGTGCATACCCTCGTTGCCGTGCTACAAAGGTCTTAGTCAATCATCATCGGCGCTGTCAGGATACAAATTGCCCTGTTTGTATTCCTGTTAAGAGTTTTATGCAGGCTCAGTTCAAGACACTTACTCGTTCTAATTTGAGTTCTGGGTTGCCTACATTACTTAACGAATCTTATAATGCCCATGATATTGCTGGAACTGTGGGAAGATCTACTCCAAAGATGGACCCAGTTATAGCTGAAACTCCTGAAGATCTACAACCTCCTATTAAACGCACAAAAGTTGAGCAAGGCCTGCAGTCTCTTGTCCCCGGAAGTGCCTCTGTGGCATTGGCTTCTACTATAAGTGATAATCATATCCATGATGTACAGCATAGTGAAAAGGATCGCGATTATCATATTCCAGTAAAATCTGAAATTAGTGACGTGAAAGTAGAGGTGAAAGTCCCTGGAAATGTTGCACAGGGAAGTCCCAAAATTATCGAGATGAAAAAGGACAACTTGGATGATGCTTACATCCAAACTCCAAAAGGGGATGATGTCACACCTAGTGATTCTGTTGGATACGGTGCTCAGCAGGTCATGAAGACAGAAAGTGATATGGCACAGGCTAAGCAGGAAAACACTTCATTACCTCCCGAGAATGCATCCAAGTCTGGGAAGCCAAAAATAAAGGGAGTATCGATGATTGAATTGTTCACCCCTGAAATGGTCCGCCAACATATTATGGGTCTCCGACAGTGGGTGGGACAG AGCAAAGCAAAGGCAGAAAGAAATATGGCAATGGAGCATTCGATGAGTGAAAATTCTTGCCAGCTGTGTGCTGTTGAGAAGCTTACGTTTGAACCTCCTCCTATATATTGTACTCCCTGTGGTGCTCGCATTAAAAGAAATGCAATGTATTACACCTTTGGGTCTGGGGACACCCGTCATTGCTTCTGTATTCCATGCTATAACAATTCTCATGGAGACACCATTGCAGTAGATGGCACTACTATTCCAAAGGGAAGGgtggagaaaaagaaaaatgatgagGAAACTGAAGAATGG TGGGTGCAATGTGATAAGTGTGAAGCTTGGCAGCATCAAATCTGTGCATTGTTTAATGGTAGAAGAAATAATGGTGGAGAAGCCGAGTATACTTGTCCTAATTGTTATATGGCAGAAGTTGAAATGGGAGAACGTGCACCATTACCACAGAGTGCTGTTCTCGGTGCAAAAGATTTGCCCAGATCACATCTAAGTGATCACTTGGAGCAGCGTTTAATTGTAAAACTGAAGCAAGAGAGGCTTGAAAGAGCAAGGCATCAAGGCAAAAGTTATGATGAG GTCCCGGGAGCAGAAGAACTTGTTGTAAGAGTGGTATCATCAGTGGACAAAAAGTTGGATGTTAAACCTCGCTTCCTGGAGATTTTCCAAGAGGAAAATTATCCAACAGAGTACCCTTATAAATCTAAG GTGGTACTGTTATTTCAGAGAATTGAGGGTGTCGAAGTATGCTTGTTTGGCATGTATGTTCAAGAATTTGGATCTGAATGCCAGCAGCCAAATCATCGAAGAGTCTACCTCTCTTACCTGGACTCTGTTAAGTATTTTAGGCCAGAGGTCAAAGCTGTCTCAGGCGAGGCTCTAAGGACATTTGTGTACCATGAAATTTTG ATTGGATATCTGGAGTACTGCAAAATGCGTGGTTTTACAAGCTGCTACATCTGGGCATGCCCTCCGCTGAAGGGTGAAGATTATATTTTGTATTGTCACCCAGAAATTCAAAAGACACCCAAATCTGACAAACTTCGAGAGTG GTACTTGGCCATGCTACGGAAAGCCACAAAGGAAAATATTGTCGTAGAGCTTACTAATCTTTATGAACATTTCTTTGTTTCAACTGGTGAATGTAAAGCGAAGGTAACTGCATCTCGGTTGCCATACTTTGACGGAGATTATTGGCCTGGTGCTGCGGAGGACATCATCTATCAACtgcaacaagaagaagaagggagAAAACAATCGAAGAAGGGAACTTTGAAAAAGAACATTACGAAAAGAGCTTTGAAGGCATCTGGCCAAACTGACCTTTCTAGTAACGCATCAAAGGATCTGATGTTAATGCATAGG CTTGGTGACACCATAACTTCGATGAAGGAAGATTTTATCATGGTTCACTTACAACATTCATGCTCTCATTGCTGCATCCTAATGGTTTCTGGAAAACGGTGGGTCTGCAAGCAGTGCAAAAAATTTCAGCTTTGTGACAA ATGCTATGATGCCGAGCGAAAACGCGATGATAGGGAGAGACATCCCATAAACTACAAGGATGTCCATGCACTTTATCCT GTTGACGTTGCTGAAGTCCCCGATGATACCAAAGATAATGAGAATCTTGAAAGTGAATTTTTTGACACAAGACAGGCATTTCTCAGTCTTTGTCAAGGAAACCATTATCAGTATGATACTCTTCGCCGAGCTAAGCATTCTTCTATGATGGTCCTATACCATCTGCACAATCCGACTGCCCCTGCCTTTGTCACAACATGCATGAAATGTCACCTTGATATAGAGAGTGGACAAGGTTGGCGCTGTGAGACGTGCCCCGATTATGATATATGCAATGCTTGCTATCAGAAGGATGGAGGAAAAGATCATCCTCATAAGTTAACTAATAATCAGTCCATTGATCCCAATGCACAGAACAAAGAAGCCAGGCAATTACGAGTCACACAG TTGAGGAAAATGCTCGATCTCCTGGTGCACGCTTCTCAGTGCCGGTCACCCCTTTGCCAGTATCCAAACTGTCGCAAGGTCAAGGGACTTTTCCGCCACGGCATCCTGTGCAAAAGGCGCGCATCTGGAGGCTGTCctttgtgtaagaaaatgtggcACCTTCTTCAGCTTCACGCTCGAGCATGCAAAGAATCCGACTGCAACGTACCACGCTGCAG GGACTTGAAGGAACACCTGAGAAGGCTGCAGCAGCAGTCAGATTCACGACGAAGGGCCGCGGTGATGGAAATGATGAGGCAACGTGCAGCAGAGGTCGCCGGCAGTTCTTGA